One Anaerohalosphaeraceae bacterium genomic window, TGGTGACTTATCCGGCGGCGCGGGCGGGTGTGGCCGGAGACCATGCGAAAATCACCACCGCCAAGATTACCCTTGCGGCCCGGTTTAATCCGGATGTGAGTATGGTAACCGGCGGCCCGACGATTGTGATTGAGGACGGCGGTACAACCAACGGCACGGGACTGTATCTGGGGGACGGCAACCTGTTTTTTGCCGCCAAAAGCAATAATCAGCTGGGGCTGCCGACCAGTATGAACGATACCGATTTCAGCGATAATGCCCTGGCCATTACAATAGGGCCGGTAAGATTCGGCTCCGAAAATGTGGTGTATGCTTCGTTTGACGCCGCGGCGGGCATACTGGTTACCAGCATCAACGGGCTGCAGCGAGTCTATACGATTACGGGCTCCAATGCCTCCAAGAACCTGGACGGCAACACATCCGTGAGTTTTTTAGGTTCCGGTGCGATTACTCCCGGTCATATGGGCGGTCTTTGCGAGACGGGTGCAGCCCAGTTCCCGCTGCTGTTCTGGAACAATGCCCGCAATATGGTCCAGAAAGCCGGCTACAACAACCAGCTCGGTCAGGTCTTTTCCAATGTGGAGACGCTCGAGCTGCGGGCGCACAATCCTGTGCCGGCCACCGGTGCAACGAATGTCAATCCGCTGATGGTTGCGCAGCTGCAGTTTACTTCGGCCAGAGATCCGAACAACATGAGCAATCCGAATCCGAAAGTGACCGGTCATTTTGTGACGGTGTATCAGGTTCAGAACGGGGAACCCAATACGCTTCTTCCTCCGCTGTATGAGACGTTTGTTTCGTCCGGCAGTGACCCGGTTGCTGTTCCCTTTACCTTCACTTGGGACCAGGTGGTCTGCTGGCGTGTAGAAGAACAGATTCAGGGCAAGAGCAAGGGGGACCCGGCAAATCTGGTCGGTCCAATCTGGTTCTTTACAGCCACGCCTTCCAAGCCGATTGTGACGGTTTCTCCAGATCCGACGACTGCATTTCCTGCCGGCCAGGCATCCTTTACCTGCGAGTTTACTTCTCAGTCTGCTCCGACGGTTACGTGGTACAAGGTCGGCACGCCGGATGTTCCCTTAAGCACGTCGGATCCGGATATTTCGGTTGTGACGGTTCCTACCAATGGAATCACCTATGCTTCAACGCTGACCATCAGCAATATTGAGAAGGCTGATGAAGGCAGCTACTATTGTTCGATTTCCAACAGCGGCGGCAGCGAAGCATCTGCTTCCGCGACGCTGGGGGTGAAGCGCAAAGTAGCCCACTGGACTCTGAACAGCGACAGCAGCAGCTATAACAATGGACAGTATCTGGATCTAAGCGGCGAGGGCCATCATGCAACGCCGACGCTTGCGCCGGTCTTTTCCAGCAGCACGCCCGGGACTCTCGGCGGACAGTCGCTGGATATGACGGCTGCCGGGCAGCCGCAGGCCGGAGGCGATTCCGGGATCTGGGCGACCGCTCAGAATACCGGGGAAACGACGGTTTCGGCCTGGATAAACTGGGCCGGTCCGAACGGCGCCTGGCAGGGAATTGTCGCCAATCGGCAGCGGACGGACAGCAGCTTTGTCGCCAATTACTACATCGAAATCCGGCAGGATAACGGACGGCTCCAAATCGGCGGCATTCCGGGGGTTGGCGACCTTCAGATTGATCCGCTGCCGATTGGCCAATGGGTGCATTTGGCGATTACCGCCAAGGCCGGTGAGGTGGTCATTTACCTGAACGGAGAGGTTGCCAATCGCAGCGCCTCCGGTCAGGCGGTTCCGCAAACCCTCTATCCGGTCTATTTCGGCGCGTTGGGCCGAGACCTGACCACCGGTGCTCTGCTGTCTCCGTTTAACGGTTATCTTGATGATGTCCAGATTTTCAATTATGCCCTCAGTTGGGAGGAGGTGGTTGATTTGTACTATCCGGTGATGCAGCAGCGGGTGTGTGTGAATCCGGACAATCTGGACCTTCGTATGGATGTGGCCGGCGGTGGTCAGGCCGGTGACCAGCCTGATTGCCGGGTGGATTTGGCGGATTTTGCCGTACTGGCATCTACGTGGCTGAATTCCGGGCTCTATCCGGCCCAGTAAACTGAGCGAAGATTCCGTCAGGGGGCCGGCATGTCTACCGGCCTCCGACGGATACAAAGTCGGATTCAATCAGCAGGGGGTAAAATGACAGTTCGAAAACCACGGGTGACGCTGCGAATAGTGTTGGGATGGCTTGCTGCCGTCGGAATGAGTGCCGTCGTACAGGCCGGTGAAATTGTTCCGGCTCTGGATGACGGGACGGCGCTGGTGACTTACACGAATGCTCGGGCGGGCATAGCCGGAGACCACTCCAAGATTACAACCGGACAGATTACCCTGGCGGCCCGTTTTAATCCGGATGAGAGTATGATGACGGGTGGGCCGACCATTGTAATTGAAACCGGCGGCACCACGAATGGGACCGGTTTGTATCTGGGAGACGGCAATCTGATTTTTGCCGCCAAAAGCAGCAATCAATATGGATTGCCGACCGGCATGAACGACACCGATTTCAGCGACAATGCTCTGGCAATAACGCTGGGGCCGGTCAGCTTCGGTGCGGAAAATGTTGTCTATGTTTCGTTTGATGCCGCCGCAGGCAGGCTGGTCAGCAGCATCAACGGAGCCGTCCGCATTTATACGATTACCGGGTCGGATGCTTCGAAGAATCTGGACGGCAACACGTCGGTGAGTTTTCTGGGTTCAGGGACCATTCTTGCCGGGCATATGGGCGGTCTTGTGGAGACCGGGGCTGCACAGTTTCCTCTGCTGTTCTGGACCAATGCCCGAAACATGGTGCAGACGCCCGGCTATGCCAATCAGCGGGGGCAGATTTTTGCAGAAGCAGTCCCCGATGAAATCCTTCCTTATACTGTTCTTGTTTTGCAGACGAACGGGGCGACGGCCGTGCAGGAAGGTGGCGAATCGGATACGATCTCCATTCGTCTCAGCAGCGACCCGGGGCCATATTCAGTTACGATTGGTATTATGGATTCGTCCATACCCGCTCAGGTTTTGGCTGTTCCTTCCCAAATTGTCTTTGATTCAGGCAGTTGGCAGAGTCCTCAAACGATTGCCATCACGGCGGTAGATGATGAGGCCCAAGAGCCCCGAGTTCATACAACGCTGCTGACATTTCAGGTGCAGACGGAACCGGCTTCGCCGTATTTCGGGCATACTCCGGCTCCCTTGACGGTTTCAATTCGGGAAAACGACTGCGGACTGTGGGGCTACGATTTTGTGGATATCAATCAGGACTGCCAAGTGGATTTGGCGGACTTGTCTATTTTGGTTCAGCAATGGCTAGAGTGCAGTTTACCGGAAGGAAATTGTACCGATTATCGACCGTGAATTTTGAGACGGTTTGAATTGACGGAGAACAAAATGAAATTTTGGAAAGCAATGCTGCTGCTTTGTCTGGGAGGGACTGTCCGGGCTGATTTGGTGACGGAGAATCTAATTATTCATTTAAAGGCGGATGCCCTAACGGGATTGACGGACGGCAGTGCAGTAACCATCTGGCCGGATTCGACGACGGAGGATTCTGTGGACGGTACTGTGCGGATTGTCAGCGGATACGGCAGCCCAACTTATAAAGCGGGCCAAATCAACGGCAAGCCGGCAGTCCGCTTTGTGCGTGCCGAGCAGGATGTGATGGTTTCGTCTAATTGGGTTTTGCCGAATCCGTCGGCGGGGCTGACGATTTTTATCGTATGCACCGGAGGCAGCAGCGGGTCGGTCGAGCGGGCGGCCCAAATCGGTGCGGCCTCGGGGACGGCTTCTCGAATGATGGCGGTGGATGTTTCCAGCGGCTCTTCGGGCTGCCGGTTCAATAACGGCTATGCGCTCAGTCCGGCCGGCAGCAATCCGGTCAGTGCCGGTGTGTACCATATCGGCATCCGTCGGATGGCTCAGGGGGGACGGCACGACAGTTTGTATTATGCGGTAAATGACTTGATTGCCGAACCGCTGACGTGCAATAATCCGGCCAATGTGATTACTTTTGATTCCGCGGGAAACCATCTTTCCATCGGCAACGGGGTGGATACGGCCGGGGCGTGGTGGCCCGATTTTTACAATGGGGACTTGGCGGAGATTCTGGTTTACAACGCCCAGCTTTCTCTTCAGCAGATTTCCCAGACGGCTGAATACCTCAGCACCAAGTACGGCATTCCTTTCCAGGGAGCATCTATTCTGGTATCAGAAAACGGCGGAGGTACGACGGTTCGGGAAGGCGGCGAGACGGATACCATAAATGTGTCCTTGACATTGAACCCAGGCAGTTCGTCCGTAACAGTTCGAATGGAGGATGTTTTGAATCCGGCTCAGGTCCAAATAACGCCGTGCGAAGTTGTGTTTACTTCCTCCAACTGGCAAAACACGCAGAGTTTTCTTGTTACCGCCGTCGATGACGACCAGATGGAACGGGCGGTTCACGATACCAGACTTAAGCTGACGGTTTTGACAGACCCATCTTCTCCTTATTATGGGATTTCTTTGAATCCCGTCTGGGTGAATATTGAAGACAATGACTGCGGCTCTTTCGGATTCAGTCCGGCCGATTTCAATCTGGACTGCCGGGTGGATTTGGAGGATTTTTCCATTTTTGTTCTCGAATGGCTGGGGTGCAGTATCCCCGATCCAACCTGTCAGAACTTTGCCGGCTGATTTTTCTGCTGACAAACCGTGTGGAAGTGTGTGTGGCGGTTTTGTAAAGGATTTGGAAACATTTTGCGGAGGAAAGGAAAGATGAAAAGTATCTGTATAGTCTGTTTGGCGGCGGTTGTGTTTGCAGGGATGGCATCCGGCGGAGTGATTATCCCCAGTCTGGATGACGGCACAGCCCTCGGGACCTACACAGCAGCCCGCAACGGTCTTTTGAATGAGGTGCCGAAAATCACAACAGGAAAAATCACATTGGCCGCCCGATTTAATCCGGATATCAGTCAGATGACTGCCGGTCCGGTTATTGTCATCGAAAACGGCGGAACATCCAACGGCACCGGCCTGTATCTGGCCAGTGGGAATCTGATTTTTGCAGCCAAGGCGGCAAACGGCCGATATGCCGTTCCGACAAGTCTGAATGATACGGATTTTGCCAATGAGGGCGGACTGGGCAAATCGATGGCGGTTTCGGCTGGCCCCGTTAACTTCGGTCAGGAGAACATCGTTTATGCTTCAATGGACATTGTGAGCGGAAAGCTTTTTATTTGCATCAATGGGGTCGGGAGTCTGTACACAATTACCAACTCTACCGGTACGGAGAATTTGGACGGAAACTGTTCGGTCAGTTTTCTCGGCGTCTCGCCGATTCCGTCGGACCAGTATGGATGGCTGGGCGGACTCCTGGAGGATAACGGGACCAACAATGCTCTGTCTCTGTATCCGCAGTTATTTTGGATGAACGCCGTGCCGATGATCCAGACACCCGGATATGCCAATCAGCTGGGGCAGATCTTTGCGGCTTATGTTCCGGAGCCGGCGTCGCTGGTTCTATTGGGGGGTGGGGCGTTCTTTCTGCGGCCTCGACGTCACCTGTAAACAAAAGCGGAATGCTCCATCAGACGAATGGATGTCGAATGAGGGTTTATCTGCCGCCTGCAGGGAGAGGATCTGGGGAGCTTGCTCCGCACCCTCTCTTTGCGGGCAGCAGATTTTTCTGAGTTGAGGAAGCGGTGAAAATGTGTTTTCTGACTCGACGCGATTTTTTGGGTTCTCTGGGAGCCGGCCTGTTTGTTCCAACCTTCGGAGGTTGCCTGGCGGGCGAATCCGGAAAGTCCGGCACAACGGCAAAACCGCTTCGGCCGAATATCCTGATGATTCTGGTTGATGATATGGGGTATGCGGACCCGAGTTGCTACGGCGGTTCTTTGACGATTCCGACGCCCAACATAGACCGTCTGGCTCAGGAAGGGATTCGGTTTACGCAGTTTTATGTGAACTCTCCGGTTTGTTCGCCGTCGCGTGTAGCCCTGATGACGGGCCAGTATCCGGCTCGGTGGCGCATTTTTACCTATCTGGACCGGCGGGAGCTGAATCGGCAGCGCAGAATGGCGGATTTTCTAGACCCCAGCGCTCCGTTTCTGACGCGTCAGTTTAAAGCGGCAGGGTATGCCGCGGCTCATTTCGGCAAGTGGCACATGGGCGGGGGACGGGATGTCGGAGATGCTCCGCTTCCGCAGGAATACGGCTTTGATGAGTCTTCGGTTGCCTTCGAAGGGCTGGGCGATCGGCTTTTAATTCGCGGCGACGGTCTTTCCAATCAAAGTGCCCGACTCGGACGGGGGCAGATTACGTGGGTGGAAAAGCATCAGATTACGCAAATTCGGGTGGATCAGGCGTTGGATTTCATCCGACGGCACAAGGACAAGCCGTTTTATGTGAATGTCTGGTTCAATGATGTTCATGACCCGCATCTTCCGGTCCCTGAACAGCTGGAAAAGTTTCGGCCGTATTCCGACAATCCGTATGTGCAGAGGTTTTATGCCGTGCTGGAGGAGATGGACCGCCAGATTGGGCGGCTTTCGGACGGGCTGTCGGAAATGGGCCTGGAGGAGAAGACGCTGGTGATTCTTACCAGCGATAACGGGCCGACGGACTGGGCCAGTTATTACAAAGAGGGATGGTTGCCGCCGGGTTCCGTCGGAGATTTTAAAGGCCGCAAATGGAGTCTATACGAAGGAGGCATCCGGATGCCTTTTATTGTGCGATGGAAGGGAACTATCCCCGCGGGAAAGGTCAATCAGTCAACGTTGGTCTGCGGAGCGGATTTGTTCCCGTCGCTGTGTACGATGGCCGGCATCAGTCTTCCATCGGGTGTGCAGCTGGATGGGGAGGATATGAGTGCAGCCTTCCTCGGGGCGGAAATAGAAAGAAAAGAACCGATTTTCTGGTACTATCCCAATGACCCCAAACCGGGCAATCCAAAAAATGTCAGTCCGGTTCTGGCGGTTCGGGAAGGGCAGTGGAAGTTGCTGGCCGGCCTGAAAGGGCAAAATAGGCAGCTTTATAATCTTGCCAATGACCCGAATGAGCAGGAGAATCTGGCACAGCAGAATCCGCAGACGGCTCAAAGACTCTGGGAAAGACTGAGGGCCTGGGCGGACTCGATAGGGTTGGAACGATAGGCAAATAAACAGAGATTTAAGACATCAGAATGCGGGAATAATGGAAACGTTTCCTTCAGGGATGAGCAATTTGGCCGGTGTGATTTTCCTTTTCCTGGCGGGATGGGGGGCTCCACAGGTCTGTGCAAAAGAGACTGCCGCGAAACCGCAGGAAAAAATCTACCAAAATCCGCTCCTGGATGTGCGGCTGGCAGACCCGACGGTGATTCGGCACAACGGAATTTTTTATCTTTATGCGACGGGGGATGTCCGGGGAGGCGGCTATCGATTTTGGACGTCTGCGGATTTGGTCAGATGGACTCGCGGGGAAGTGGTTTTCAGCCGCCCGCGAAGCTGGGCGCCGGATGTATGGCAGGACCCGGTTTCCGGAACGTTTTATCTGTATTACACGGCTCAATCTTCTTTGAATCCGGATTGGCAGGTTGTCGGGGTGGCCGATTCCAACAGCCCAAAGGGGCCTTTCGTGAATCCGCAGGATTTATTTGAAAACGCCATTGATGCCCATCTGTTTCGGGATGATGACGGCCGGCTGTATCTGTATTTTGTGCAGTTTCCTGGCTTCCGGATTACCGTTCAGCTGATGAGCGGTCCGCGAACGCCTTCGGGGCCTTCGAAGGTTGTTCTGGAACCGCAGGAGGACTGGGAGAAAAAGCACGGGGCCGTAACGGAAGGCCCGTGGATGCTCAAACACAACGGGGTTTATTATCTGCTCTACAGCGGCTCTCACGCGGCCTATCCGGACTATGCAGTTGGCTATGCCGCGGCGGACAATCCGATGGGGCCGTTCCGTCGGGCCGCACACAATCCTATCATTCGGCGGTCGAAAGGTGTTTTCGGGCCCGGTCACGGCTGCGTGATTCGGGATGATGCCGGAAACTGGTGGCATCTCTATCATCAGAAGCAAACCAGTCGGGAAAATGATTTCACTCGCTTTCTTTGTCTGGACCGGCTGTGGTTCGATGCGGACGGAAGTCTGCACGGGGCGGCAACTCGTGGAGTTCGTCTGCCGGCGCCGGTTATCGAAAGCCGCGGCGGCTGATACATTTATGGAAAAAGGGAAGCAATGGATAGGCGTGCATTTCTCAAGACGGCGTCGGCGGCCCTGACAGGCGGCTCTTTAGCTCCGGGGCTTTTTGCCGCTGACAATCCCCGCAAACCGAATATCCTGATGATTCTGGCGGATGATGCCACCTACAATGATTTTCCTCTGTACGGCGGCGTCAATGTCCGGACCCCCCGTATCGACCGGCTGGCCGCCGAGGGAATGACTTTTTCAAAAGCATATCTTTCGATGGCGATATGTGTTCCCTGCCGAACGGAGCTCTATACAGGTCTGTACCCGATGCGAAGCGGCTGCTGCTGGAATCATGCTCCCGCCCGCATCGGCACCCGAAGCATCTGTCATTTTCTGCGAGACTTGGGCTATCGAGTCGGGCTGACTGGGAAACTGCACGTATCGCCGAGAAGCTGCTTTCCGTTTGACAAGGTCGAAGGGTTTGAGGACAACTGCGTTGCAGAAACGGCTGATTATAACTGCCGCGGGATTCGGGCCTATATGGAGGCGGATAAAAGCCAGCCGTTTTGTCTGATTGTCGGGCTGGTGCTTCCGCATGCGGTCTGGACCGTCGGGGATGCGAATCATTTTGACCCCGAAAAACTGAAGTTGCCCGCAAATCTTGCGGACACGCCCCAGACCCGTCAGGATTATGCGAGTTATCTGGCGGAGATTGAGGTGCTGGATCAACAAGTGGGGGATATTCTGGATACGCTCGAACAAACGGGTCAGGCGGACAATACCCTTGTTCTTTTCTCTACCGAGCAGGGGTCGCAGTTTCCCGGCTGCAAATGGACCAATTATGAATGCGGTCTTCATACAGGCATAACGCTACGTTGGCCGGGGGTTGTGAAACCGGGCGTTCGTACGGAAGCAATGATTCAATATGCGGATATTCTGCCGACGCTGATAGAAGCGGCGGGAGGAACCGTCCCAACCGGGCAGTTCGACGGGACCAGTTTCCTGGAGGTGCTGACCGGAAAAAAAGATGGACACCGCCGGTATACCTATGGGATGCACAACAATATCCCGGAAGGGGGTGCCTATCCGATTCGTTCGGCTCGGGACAGCCGTTATCGTTATATCCGCAATCTCCTGCCGGAGCGGGTCCATATTCAGAGATATGTGATGGGGCCGATAGGAAACAAACACACGCACTACTGGAGTTCCTGGATGCTGGCAGCGGTGGAGGATGAAAAGGCCTATCAGCTGGTGAGCCGGTATCTGAAGCGGCCTGGGGAGGAACTTTACGACAGCAATAACGACCCGTATGAACTGAACAATCTGGCGGATAATCCGCAATATGCGGATGTCAAAAGACGCTTGTCGGAGGAGTTGGACCAATGGATGAAAGAGCAGAGTGACCCCGGTGCGGTTCTGGATACCCTGCAGCGCTATAATCAGGCGCGAGGAAAGCGGAACGAAACATGAGAATTGTTCCAAGTAGCAAAAACGATGGAAAACGAAAGGAAGAATGAATGAAAAGCTTGAAATGGATGGTTTGTCTGATGGGGGTTTTGATGGGAGTTTATGCGCAAGCCGCGGAGACGAACTGGCAGCCCCAAAGCGGCGGACTGGTGACCCGGTGGGGCAAGGCCCTGAAGCCCGAGACGGCCTGGCTGGAGTATCCTCGGCCGCAGCTGGTGCGTTCGGAATGGCTGAACTTAAACGGGCTGTGGGATTTTGCCCTGCTGTCGAAGACCGCTCCGATGCCGAAGGACTTTTTTCAGAAGATTCTGGTCCCGTTCTGTGTGGAGTCGGCCTTGTCAGGGGTCGGCCGAACCGTGACCCCGAATGACCGAATCTGGTACCGCAGGACTTTTACGGTGCCGCCGTCCTGGACTGGCAGCCGGGTGATTCTGCATTTTGAAGCAGTCGATTGGGACACGGCCGTCTGGGTTAACGGGGCGTATGTCGGTTCGCACCGCGGGGCGTATGATCGTTTCAGTTTTGACATTACGGAGTACCTCAAAGACGGGACGCAGGAGCTGGTTGTTTCCGTCTGGGACCCGACGAATTTTGAATCACAGGCCCGCGGCAAACAGCAGATGCCGCAGGAAGGGATTTGGTACACACCTGTCAGCGGCATCTGGCAGACGGTCTGGCTGGAGCCGATTCCCAAAGCAGCCGCCATCCGGGAAATCAAAATCACGACCGATATTGATAAAAATCAGGTTACAATCATTCCCATCGCCTATGAGCCGGATTATCGGAAATATTCGGTCAAGATCTCCGTCTTCGAAGGTCAAAATCCGGGGCCGGAAGGACAGACTGCTGTCAATAAGCCGCTGACCCTGCGGATAGACAATCCGAAATTGTGGTCGCCGGACAGTCCGTTTCTGTACGATGTCAAACTGGAGCTGCTTGGGCCGTCCGGGGAGGTTCTCGAGCGGCTGTCAAGTTATTTCGGGATGCGCAAAATCAGTCTGGGACAGGGGCAATTCGGGAAGGAATTATTCTTGAACAACAAACCGCTGTTCCACTACGGCACGCTGGACCAGGGCTGGTGGCCGGACGGCCTGCATACGCCGCCTTCGGATGAGGCAATGAAATACGATTTGGAAATCACCAAACAGATGGGCTTTAATATGATTCGCAAGCACATCAAGGTTGAACCCCAGCGGTGGTATTATTGGTGCGACAAATTGGGGATTCTGGTCTGGCAGGATATGCCGTCGGGGATGGTGGTGCTGCCGGACCCGGATGGCCGTCGTCAGCATCACATCCAGCATGTTCCGGCGGACGGGCCGGATCTGCATCAGCGGTCGGAGCATGCGGCCCAGTTTGAATGGGAGCTGCGGCGGATGGTGGACCAGCATTTCAACGCACCCTGCATCGTCATGTGGGTGCCGTTCAATGAGGGCTGGGGCCAGTATGACACCTGCCGCATCAGTAACTGGCTGAAGGCATATGATCCGACTCGTCTGGTAAATGCCGTCAGCGGCTGGGCCCTGCGTCCCTGCGGCGATGTCTATGACATTCATACGTATCAGAAGGACCTGACGCGGCCTTCAATCCAGAAAGACCGCGCGACGGTCATTGGGGAGTTCGGCGGCATCGGCTATCCGATTGAAGGGCATCTGTGGAATCCAAAGATGCGCAATTGGGGCTATCAGACCTATCACAGTGCACAGGAACTTTTGGACAATTATATCTATAAGTTTAATCAGATTGCTGAGATGAAAAAGCAGGGTGTCTCCGCAGCCGTCTATACCCAAACTACGGATGTAGAAGGGGAGGTCAACGGGTTGATGACCTACGACCGTGAGGTCATTAAAATACCTGTGGAGAAATTACGGCAACTTCATCAGGTTTTGTATAAAGAGAACCAGTAAGGAGTCTGCCCGATGAGAACGGTTTGGATTGCGGCGGGAGTCTGTCTGTTTTGGAATGCGGCGGCTGCGCAGATGCCGGACCCGCCCGGACAGGTCAAGCCGGGCCAGAAACCGGTCTATGAGGCCTACCTGTTTGCGCATATGATGGAAGGCGATTATGGCCGGCTGTATTACAGTGTGAGCCTGGATGGGCTGCACTGGACGCTCTTAAACGGCGGCAGGCGGGTGTTTGAGGAATACCGGGGCCATCCGGATATCTGTCGGGGGCATGACG contains:
- a CDS encoding LamG-like jellyroll fold domain-containing protein, with the protein product MKSVKIPMRLMTAATVISLLSVAVSAGVLVPGLDDSTALVTYPAARAGVAGDHAKITTAKITLAARFNPDVSMVTGGPTIVIEDGGTTNGTGLYLGDGNLFFAAKSNNQLGLPTSMNDTDFSDNALAITIGPVRFGSENVVYASFDAAAGILVTSINGLQRVYTITGSNASKNLDGNTSVSFLGSGAITPGHMGGLCETGAAQFPLLFWNNARNMVQKAGYNNQLGQVFSNVETLELRAHNPVPATGATNVNPLMVAQLQFTSARDPNNMSNPNPKVTGHFVTVYQVQNGEPNTLLPPLYETFVSSGSDPVAVPFTFTWDQVVCWRVEEQIQGKSKGDPANLVGPIWFFTATPSKPIVTVSPDPTTAFPAGQASFTCEFTSQSAPTVTWYKVGTPDVPLSTSDPDISVVTVPTNGITYASTLTISNIEKADEGSYYCSISNSGGSEASASATLGVKRKVAHWTLNSDSSSYNNGQYLDLSGEGHHATPTLAPVFSSSTPGTLGGQSLDMTAAGQPQAGGDSGIWATAQNTGETTVSAWINWAGPNGAWQGIVANRQRTDSSFVANYYIEIRQDNGRLQIGGIPGVGDLQIDPLPIGQWVHLAITAKAGEVVIYLNGEVANRSASGQAVPQTLYPVYFGALGRDLTTGALLSPFNGYLDDVQIFNYALSWEEVVDLYYPVMQQRVCVNPDNLDLRMDVAGGGQAGDQPDCRVDLADFAVLASTWLNSGLYPAQ
- a CDS encoding PEP-CTERM sorting domain-containing protein (PEP-CTERM proteins occur, often in large numbers, in the proteomes of bacteria that also encode an exosortase, a predicted intramembrane cysteine proteinase. The presence of a PEP-CTERM domain at a protein's C-terminus predicts cleavage within the sorting domain, followed by covalent anchoring to some some component of the (usually Gram-negative) cell surface. Many PEP-CTERM proteins exhibit an unusual sequence composition that includes large numbers of potential glycosylation sites. Expression of one such protein has been shown restore the ability of a bacterium to form floc, a type of biofilm.) yields the protein MKSICIVCLAAVVFAGMASGGVIIPSLDDGTALGTYTAARNGLLNEVPKITTGKITLAARFNPDISQMTAGPVIVIENGGTSNGTGLYLASGNLIFAAKAANGRYAVPTSLNDTDFANEGGLGKSMAVSAGPVNFGQENIVYASMDIVSGKLFICINGVGSLYTITNSTGTENLDGNCSVSFLGVSPIPSDQYGWLGGLLEDNGTNNALSLYPQLFWMNAVPMIQTPGYANQLGQIFAAYVPEPASLVLLGGGAFFLRPRRHL
- a CDS encoding sulfatase-like hydrolase/transferase, giving the protein MCFLTRRDFLGSLGAGLFVPTFGGCLAGESGKSGTTAKPLRPNILMILVDDMGYADPSCYGGSLTIPTPNIDRLAQEGIRFTQFYVNSPVCSPSRVALMTGQYPARWRIFTYLDRRELNRQRRMADFLDPSAPFLTRQFKAAGYAAAHFGKWHMGGGRDVGDAPLPQEYGFDESSVAFEGLGDRLLIRGDGLSNQSARLGRGQITWVEKHQITQIRVDQALDFIRRHKDKPFYVNVWFNDVHDPHLPVPEQLEKFRPYSDNPYVQRFYAVLEEMDRQIGRLSDGLSEMGLEEKTLVILTSDNGPTDWASYYKEGWLPPGSVGDFKGRKWSLYEGGIRMPFIVRWKGTIPAGKVNQSTLVCGADLFPSLCTMAGISLPSGVQLDGEDMSAAFLGAEIERKEPIFWYYPNDPKPGNPKNVSPVLAVREGQWKLLAGLKGQNRQLYNLANDPNEQENLAQQNPQTAQRLWERLRAWADSIGLER
- a CDS encoding glycoside hydrolase family 43 protein; its protein translation is METFPSGMSNLAGVIFLFLAGWGAPQVCAKETAAKPQEKIYQNPLLDVRLADPTVIRHNGIFYLYATGDVRGGGYRFWTSADLVRWTRGEVVFSRPRSWAPDVWQDPVSGTFYLYYTAQSSLNPDWQVVGVADSNSPKGPFVNPQDLFENAIDAHLFRDDDGRLYLYFVQFPGFRITVQLMSGPRTPSGPSKVVLEPQEDWEKKHGAVTEGPWMLKHNGVYYLLYSGSHAAYPDYAVGYAAADNPMGPFRRAAHNPIIRRSKGVFGPGHGCVIRDDAGNWWHLYHQKQTSRENDFTRFLCLDRLWFDADGSLHGAATRGVRLPAPVIESRGG
- a CDS encoding sulfatase, with product MDRRAFLKTASAALTGGSLAPGLFAADNPRKPNILMILADDATYNDFPLYGGVNVRTPRIDRLAAEGMTFSKAYLSMAICVPCRTELYTGLYPMRSGCCWNHAPARIGTRSICHFLRDLGYRVGLTGKLHVSPRSCFPFDKVEGFEDNCVAETADYNCRGIRAYMEADKSQPFCLIVGLVLPHAVWTVGDANHFDPEKLKLPANLADTPQTRQDYASYLAEIEVLDQQVGDILDTLEQTGQADNTLVLFSTEQGSQFPGCKWTNYECGLHTGITLRWPGVVKPGVRTEAMIQYADILPTLIEAAGGTVPTGQFDGTSFLEVLTGKKDGHRRYTYGMHNNIPEGGAYPIRSARDSRYRYIRNLLPERVHIQRYVMGPIGNKHTHYWSSWMLAAVEDEKAYQLVSRYLKRPGEELYDSNNDPYELNNLADNPQYADVKRRLSEELDQWMKEQSDPGAVLDTLQRYNQARGKRNET
- a CDS encoding sugar-binding domain-containing protein — encoded protein: MKSLKWMVCLMGVLMGVYAQAAETNWQPQSGGLVTRWGKALKPETAWLEYPRPQLVRSEWLNLNGLWDFALLSKTAPMPKDFFQKILVPFCVESALSGVGRTVTPNDRIWYRRTFTVPPSWTGSRVILHFEAVDWDTAVWVNGAYVGSHRGAYDRFSFDITEYLKDGTQELVVSVWDPTNFESQARGKQQMPQEGIWYTPVSGIWQTVWLEPIPKAAAIREIKITTDIDKNQVTIIPIAYEPDYRKYSVKISVFEGQNPGPEGQTAVNKPLTLRIDNPKLWSPDSPFLYDVKLELLGPSGEVLERLSSYFGMRKISLGQGQFGKELFLNNKPLFHYGTLDQGWWPDGLHTPPSDEAMKYDLEITKQMGFNMIRKHIKVEPQRWYYWCDKLGILVWQDMPSGMVVLPDPDGRRQHHIQHVPADGPDLHQRSEHAAQFEWELRRMVDQHFNAPCIVMWVPFNEGWGQYDTCRISNWLKAYDPTRLVNAVSGWALRPCGDVYDIHTYQKDLTRPSIQKDRATVIGEFGGIGYPIEGHLWNPKMRNWGYQTYHSAQELLDNYIYKFNQIAEMKKQGVSAAVYTQTTDVEGEVNGLMTYDREVIKIPVEKLRQLHQVLYKENQ